One segment of Erigeron canadensis isolate Cc75 chromosome 2, C_canadensis_v1, whole genome shotgun sequence DNA contains the following:
- the LOC122588189 gene encoding LEAF RUST 10 DISEASE-RESISTANCE LOCUS RECEPTOR-LIKE PROTEIN KINASE-like 2.5 has product MTKSFQEKLGQGGYGSVYKGQLTDGQLVAVKLLAETHGDGEDFINEVASISRTSHVNIVTLVGFCIEGEKRALVYEFMPHGSLDKHLDGDCAHLDWNTLFLIAKGIARGLEYLHRGCNTRIVHFDIKPHNILLDKESVPKISDFGLAKLCKRKESIVSVMGARGTAGYMAPEVFFRSLGGASHKSDVYSYGMMVLEMTGVWKRSNANMTSTNDEYFPEWIHKQVEAAGNLENHGVTTAKEKELVRKMMTVSMWCIQSDPSARPSISKVVEMLEGSFESLQVWPRHFRSSHTRPAQGASPLATQSSTSERLLTMQTAGEDFSS; this is encoded by the coding sequence atgacaaaatcGTTCCAAGAGAAACTAGGACAAGGAGGCTACGGAAGTGTTTACAAAGGACAATTGACAGACGGGCAACTAGTTGCAGTGAAGCTTTTGGCTGAAACTCATGGAGATGGAGAAGATTTCATTAATGAAGTTGCTAGCATCAGTAGAACTTCCCATGTCAACATAGTCACACTAGTGGGTTTCTGTATTGAGGGAGAGAAAAGAGCCCTCGTGTATGAGTTCATGCCACATGGATCCTTGGATAAGCATCTAGATGGTGATTGCGCTCATCTGGACTGGAACACATTATTCTTGATTGCAAAAGGGATTGCACGAGGTCTAGAGTATCTGCATCGAGGTTGTAACACAAGAATTGTACACTTTGACATAAAGCCTCACAACATTCTGCTGGACAAAGAATCTGTCCCTAAAATATCTGATTTTGGGTTGGCAAAGTTGTGTAAAAGGAAAGAGAGTATAGTGTCTGTAATGGGTGCACGAGGGACCGCTGGGTACATGGCCCCAGAAGTATTTTTCAGAAGTCTAGGAGGTGCATCTCACAAATCTGATGTGTATAGCTACGGGATGATGGTTCTTGAAATGACAGGTGTATGGAAACGAAGTAATGCTAACATGACAAGCACAAATGACGAATATTTTCCCGAATGGATACacaagcaagtggaagctgcAGGCAATCTAGAAAACCATGGAGTGACAACCGCAAAGGAAAAGGAATTAGTTAGAAAGATGATGACGGTGAGCATGTGGTGCATTCAGTCTGACCCATCAGCAAGGCCATCCATAAGTAAAGTAGTGGAGATGCTGGAAGGAAGCTTTGAATCGTTGCAAGTTTGGCCTAGACATTTCCGGTCATCTCACACAAGGCCTGCCCAAGGCGCTTCCCCGTTAGCCACACAGAGTTCAACCAGTGAGAGACTACTAACAATGCAGACCGCGGGAGAAGACTTCTCTTCCTAA